One window of Pyxicephalus adspersus chromosome 4, UCB_Pads_2.0, whole genome shotgun sequence genomic DNA carries:
- the CMTR1 gene encoding cap-specific mRNA (nucleoside-2'-O-)-methyltransferase 1 (The sequence of the model RefSeq protein was modified relative to this genomic sequence to represent the inferred CDS: added 190 bases not found in genome assembly) codes for MKRRAERDLQSSSQNKQKKRFEELGLNLSSTSDDDTQYSNHGTQESSTSGTGSDSEIDERRPVFGSGEKEKMDPLAEGTSSRYSMFNSVSQKLMAKMGFREGEGLGKYGQGRKEIVETSKQKGRRGLGLILKGFEKDLNVDWRDQPEATAYEEVDWFPECTTEIPDADELSDWMTVGKRKLIIDDETEFCRGQLLESLLECKSAFDELEGEEMRRARTRSNPYEMIRGVFFLNRAAMKMSNIDHVFDYMFTNPKDSQGKQLVKDKDSELLYFADVCAGPGGFSEYILWRKKWHAKGFGMTLKGPNDFKLEDFYAASSELFEPYYGEGGVDGDGDVTRPENITAFRNFVLDNTDHKGVHFMMADGGFSVEGQENIQEILSKQLLLCQFLIGLSVIRTGGHFVCKTFDLFTPFSVGLIYLLYCCFDRVSLFKPVTSRPANSERYIVGRGLKAGIEDVRNYLFTVNLRLNHLRNSDRDVNLLVPLEVLRGDRQFHEYMVRSNESHCEVQIKALAKIHAFVQDSTLSESRQADIRKECLKLWGIPDQARVAPTNTDPKNKFFQLIQSRDIDIYSYKPTPLTSKTLEKISHVMDYRCMVSGSEHKFLLGLGRSQIYTWGGRPSDRWTKLDLKTELPRDTLLSVEIVHELKGEGKAQRKISAIHVLDALFLNGMDVRPQHFNQRIQLAEKFVKAVSKPSRPDMNPIRVKEVYRLEEIQKIFLRLEMKLIKSSSGMLRLSYTGRDDRHFVPSGLYIVKTLNDPWTMAFSKSHNRKYFYNLKTHKSVFEVPMESIAPFHACFSARLFWEWGDGVQIHDSQKQNPDTDKLSRDAVLDFIRTHQPCSSGGREDR; via the exons AGTCTTCCACCAGTGGTACCGGCTCAGACAGTGAGATCGATGAGAGAAGACCGGTGTTTGGGtcgggggaaaaagaaaaaatggatccCCTTGCAGAGGGCACTTCGTCGCGTTACTCCATGTTTAACAGCGTCTCCCAGAAACTCATG GCCAAAATGGGTTTCCGCGAAGGGGAAGGTTTGGGAAAGTACGGCCAGGGCCGAAAAGAAATCGTTGAGACGTCAAAACAGAAGGGACGGAGAGGTCTCGGTTTGATCTTAAAAGGGTTCGAGAAGGATCTGAATGTGGACTGGAGAGATCAGCCCGAG GCAACAGCTTATGAAGAAGTTGATTGGTTCCCAGAATGCACCACAGAGATTCCAGATGCCGATGAGCTGTCTGATTGGATGACAGTGGGAAAG AGGAAATTGATCATAGACGATGAGACGGAATTCTGTAGAGGACAACTGCTAGAAAGCCTATTGGAGTGCAAG AGCGCATTCGATGAGCTTGAAGGTGAGGAAATGAGAAGGGCAAGAACACGCTCCAATCCGTATGAGATGATCCGAGGAGTCTTCTTCCTGAACAG GGCAGCTATGAAGATGTCCAACATCGACCATGTGTTTGATTACATGTTCACCAATCCGAAGGATTCCCAGGGG AAGCAGCTTGTGAAGGATAAGGACTCGGAGTTGTTGTACTTTGCAGACGTTTGTGCTGGTCCAGGCGGCTTCTCGGAATATATCCTCTGGAGAAAGAAATGGCACGCCAAAGGTTTTGGTATGACCCTGAAGGGGCCGAACGACTTCAAACTAGAAGACTTCTATGCTGCATCCAGTGAACTCTTTGAACCCTATTACG GTGAAGGAGGAGTGGACGGTGACGGGGATGTCACCCGTCCAGAGAACATCACTGCTTTCCGGAACTTTGTCTTGGACAATACAGACCACAAGGGTGTTCACTTCATGATGGCAGATGGG GGGTTCTCGGTGGAGGGTCAGGAGAACATACAGGAAATTCTCAGCAAGCAGCTTCTCCTCTGCCAGTTCCTGATAGGGCTGTCTGTAATCCGCACCG GAGGTCATTTCGTCTGTAAGACCTTTGACTTGTTCACCCCATTCAGCGTGGGGCTGATTTACTTGCTGTACTGCTGTTTTGATCGTGTCAGCCTCTTCAAACCAGTGACCAGCCGGCCAGCTAATTCTGAGAG GTACATTGTGGGGCGTGGCTTGAAGGCTGGCATTGAAGATGTGCGAAATTACCTGTTCACAGTAAACCTGCGTCTTAACCACCTGCGTAACTCTGATCGGGATGTCAATCTGTTGGTACCTCTGGAGGTGCTGAGAGGGGACCGACAGTTTCATGAGTACATGGTCCGCTCCAACGAGAG CCATTGTGAGGTTCAGATCAAAGCTTTGGCCAAAATCCACGCCTTTGTCCAAGACTC GACACTGAGTGAATCCCGCCAGGCAGACATCCGAAAGGAATGCCTGAAGCTTTGGGGG attCCGGACCAGGCACGTGTGGCTCCAACCAACACAGATCCAAAAAACAAGTTCTTCCAGCTCATTCAG AGCCGAGATATTGACATTTACAGCTACAAGCCAACTCCATTAACATCAAAGACGCTAGAGAAGATCAGCCATGTAATGGATTACCGGTGTATGGTGTCTGGAAGTGAGCACAAGTTCCTCTTAGGATTGGGG AGGTCCCAGATATACACCTGGGGAGGTCGGCCCTCTGACCGCTGGACTAAATTGGATCTGAAAACAGAGCTTCCACGAGACACCCTTCTTTCTGTAGAGATTGTCCATGAGCTGAAGGGGGAG GGGAAGGCTCAAAGGAAGATCAGCGCCATTCATGTCCTCGATGCTTTGTTTCTCAACGGTATGGACGTTCGACCTCAGCACTTCAACCAGAG GATTCAGCTGGCAGAGAAGTTTGTAAAGGCCGTTTCTAAGCCCAGCCGCCCCGACATGAACCCAATCCG GGTGAAGGAGGTGTACAGGTTGGAGGAAATACAGAAGATCTTCCTAAG GTTGGAAATGAAGCTAATAAAGAGTTCCAGCGGGATGCTACGTCTGTCTTACACCG ATCCCTGGACGATGGCCTTCAGCAAGAGCCACAACCGCAAATATTTCTACAATTTGAAGACTCACAAGTCTGTATTTGAAGTTCCTATGGAGTCAATCGCACCATTTCA TGCCTGCTTCTCAGCGAGACTGTTTTGGGAATGGGGGGATGGCGTCCAGATCCACGACTCCCAGAAACAGAACCCCGACACTGACAAGTTATCCAGAGACGCCGTTCTGGACTTCATTCGAACACACCAGCCTTGCTCCTCCGGGGGCAGAGAGGACAGGTAG